In Haliaeetus albicilla chromosome 26, bHalAlb1.1, whole genome shotgun sequence, the sequence TAACAAAGAGATTAAATGAAGGACACTTGCCTTTGATCCGCAAGAAAACAAATAGCAGTCATGGTGAGCATGACCTCAATAGGACTTTTACTCCAATTTCTAGTTCTGATTTCACTCCAGTTGCAGATCCTAGTACTGCAGATCCAGTGGCACTGGTGGAGGCAGGTTTAGAAGCTTCCAGACCTTTGGCTAGTAGCAGTTTAGATCCTTCCACTCAGGAGCTATCCACTGGAGGATTTTTTCTTCATGCTGCTAAATCTGATGATGACATAGCAAGTAAAGTCAACGTAAGTTATGTGAAAAGCCTCAATTCGCACGTTCCGGATACTACATGGACTATGGTGAGACAGGACTCTGATTCAGATCTCTTAGACTTAGAAGACACTGAACAGGATCTGGTAGTCATAGATGACCATCCTATAGTCAGTAAATACATTGGTGAGGAAGAATCTGCAAAATTGCAAGAAGACATGAAGGTAAAAGAACATGAAGATAAGGATGATGCTAGTGGACGTTCCAGCCCATGTTTGAGTACAATTTCTCAAGTTAGCAGTGTGTCAATGACTAGTGGGAGTGTCCGAATGACCAACTTTGCAGAACGAAAGCTTCAGAGACTTAATAGCTATGAAACAAAGTCCAGCACAAGTAGTTCACAAAAGACCACACCAGATGGATCAGAAAGCTGCCCAGCACCACTAACCACATGGAAACAAAAGCGAGAACAAAGCCCCAACAGACAAAATAAAGATAATGTTAATCTTTTAGCTTCTGAGTTGGTGCAGCTTCATATGCAGTTGGAAGAGAAACGAAGGGCAATAGAAGCGCAGAAGAAGAAGATGGAAGCCTTATCAGCAAGGCAGCGACTAAAATTGGGCAAGGCAGCTTTCTTGCATGTTGTTAAAAAAGGGAAATCTCCTGATGTTCCGCAACCTGTTAAACCAGaacattttgcaaaagaatATTCTCGGCACAATGGTGAAGACTTAGATGAAGTTTCTTTGAGTTCCAAATCTGAGGAGTTTCTTgtgaaagaggaggagagagaagaaatgctTAATGATTCTCAAGAagtaacaaaagtaaaaatgcaagaaagcCTAGCTTTTGCTGAGCAACATAAACCAAAAGACTCTGCTGCTATACatgatttggaaaaaagtaaaattatttccGTTGCCCTCCTGGAAGACAATGTTACTGAAGTGGATATAAATGAATGTGATCTTTCTATTGAAAAACTAAATGAAACAATCAGTACGCTTCAGCAGGCTATATTAAAGATTTCTCAGCAACAGGAACTACTTATGAAATCTCCATCAGTGCCGTCACCAGGAACCAGAAGTAACTCTCAGGACCAAAAGGTAAAACCATCAATTCATTTTGTTGAGCCTCTCTCTCCAACTGGAATGAACAGTCTTCGTAAACCACCTCGATTTGGTCAAGGAAGGAATCCTCGATCAGGAAGACCAGCTGATCTGAAAGTCACTAAAGACAGACAACAAAATTCAGCACGTGTTAAAACCCCAACACAAAGTCTAGAAACCTTACCACATTTAAGACCATTTCCATCCAATAGCTTGTCAAAGACACCAACAGAAATCAGCTTGGAAAGTAGTCCTGATCATGGAAGTGGTTCTCAAGAAAAGTGTTTCTTTGATACATATAGACTTCATGATGAGAGCAATCAAAGGGCACTTGTTCTCTCCACCTCCAAAGatgcaaatattatttctgaaatgagCAAAGAGGTGAATAACAGCTTCAAGGAAACAGGGTTGAATTCTTCTGATggctcaggaaaagaaaatgtcccAGTGGATGAGCCACTGAGAAGCAAGGCTAATCTCATTGAAGTAGACTTGTCTGACTTAAAAGCTCCAGATGAAGGAGAACTTGAAAACCAGGATAGCTCTACAGATATAATTAGTGAGGGTGATCAGAAGTCTGGTGTGGGTTTCTTCTTCAAGGTAAATATGTTGCCTTTCTATCTTTGGTTATTGTTACACCTTTGCCCAGCATTAGAACTATTCTTGTCTACTTCATTCTTCAGTCTTCTGATGGAACACAGTACATCTTGGTTGCAATattaggatttttaaaaaatgcattggAAAAGAATTGtttgtggagaaaaaaggttttGACTTAATGTATGAAATCCTGGTTCTTGTTACTTTTACTAGGAATGAGGATTaaccttgcttttcttctctttagttttttttctgtctgagaaacaaagacacaAATACATTGTAAATACTTAGCACAAAAGCATCACAGAATGCAAGGGAAGAATTTGCCATTTTGAAATCGCAGCATTCTGTGAACCTGTatcaactgaaagaaaaaattctgacaGAACACAGGTGTCTAGCAAAAGCCTACTGAACAGGTTTTAAAACTTGTCAGGGAGCTGAGAGTCTTAATGGGGCGGGAGGGGGTGTTGTTGGCATTTGCATCCAAATTTCTCCAATTTTGAGCAGCCTAGCAGCCTAAAAGTCAAGGGCTGTAGTGGAGAATTTAGTTGTATGGCTGGAGATGCAAGTGAAAAAGTAGATGCTTCAGTGCATTGTTGGAAGAAATGACTGTTTTTCAtgcagctttcatttttgtccTATAATGGTAGTGTATAGGGCTCATGatgaaaatgcattaaatttaagtaatttttctcatttcacacCTAACTGTGGCTTGGGGGAAGGGTGGTTGTGTTAAGCTGTTGGTTTTTTAGTGCAGTGATATTTCTTATATTAGGTtagatgttttttaaataatgtgttTGCTCCTTCTAGTGAAGTTCAGCACTGCTATCGAAACATTTAGTATCTTAATTTGTGCTTAGcaatgattattttaaatacctCAAATGTGCTGACATGGtgatactttcttttttaatttctctttcttgaaAGTCGAGCTAGACTGTCTCAATCTCGGTGAATTTAACTTCTGGGTTTATATAGTGTGATTAATATTGACTGACTCAAAGGTTATTGTTATGCTGGGGTTGTTTGTGCTGTCCATCCTAGCTCACATGGTAGTTGCATTGTACTTTGCAGTTCTAGAAGGTTTTGTGATGATTAAGCATACTTAAAAACAAGTCAGAGTAAGATGAGGCctgttttttctcctcacaGACTTAAGGGGACACTAAAACTGTCTCCTAAATTTTTCTTGAGCAACAAAAAGTTCAATACAGTTCTGATTTATACTTAGCAATTCTAAAAATGTAAAGATTTCCAAAAGTAATAGTTTTTGTTTCCCTAAAATATTCCTGGAAACTTTGGCAATCTTGTGATGTCCAGCTTaacatattttcttctattctttAAAACTCTCTATCCCTATGAATTTTGCAGGatgaacagaaagcagaagatgaGCTCGCAAAAAAACGTGCAGCGTTTCTTTTGAAACAGCAGCGCAAAGCTGAGGAGGCTCGGATTCGGAAACAGCAGTTGGAGGCTGAAGTTGAACAAAAAAGAGATGAAGCTCGGTAATAACGTGTGGAAAAGAATacttctttttgtctttaagATGAGGAAAACTATTATATGTTGAATATAAtgttgtgtttgcttttcagtcGCAAAGCTGAGGAGGACCGAATAcggaaagaagaagagaaggctcgaAGAGAACTTATCAAGCAAGAATAcctaaggaaaaaacagcagcaaatttTGGAGGAGCAAGGTCTTGGAAAGCCCAAATCAAAGCCCAAAAAACCCAGGCCAAAGTCGGTCCATCGTGAAGAATCTTACAGTGATTCAGGGACAAAGTGTTCTTCCACACGTAAGAATTTTGATTTGTTTGCTCTCACTGAGTCTGCAAATCTGCTTTAACAAAACatgtttcacattttctgttctattttgtAGCTGATAATTTGAGCAGTGCTCAGTCTGGTTCCAGTCTTTCTTTGGCCTCAGCAGCAACAACTGAACCTGAAAGCGTACACTCTGGTGGCACGCCATCTCAGAGGTAGAGAGATAGGcctaatattaatttttaaattttttactATGTTATGAAATAGTGTTGGGATTCAGTGTTTGCTTCAGTTCACTGGCATAGAGGCACAACAGTAATCAGTGaattcattttctattttatgtgGCTGCCAACTCCAGTGTTCTGTACAAACttgcaattttgttttgttttctcctgaagGAATTAATAGAATTTTGCTTCGATAATCTAGCAGGGAGAATCTGActgttttgggggaggaaaagggacagTAGCCTGTTCCATTCAGGGCCAGCAACTGgtgaatttattttaagattggaggagaaaaaaaccaaaatcttggcatataattttttttttttattccccgcCTCAGAGTTGAATCAATGGAGTCCTTACCAATACTGAGCAGAAATCCtagcagaaacacagaaagagaCTGGGAGAATGCTTCAACAGCATCTTCTATTGCTTCAGTGGCAGAATACACAGGTGACTATTTTGGTTTAGTTTGAGCATTTGTGATGAATAGCAGGTCATAAAAGCTGTGGTATATTTGATGTGacacattattatttttgagAAGTTGTCAGGTGTATTTTGTTCTGTTCAATATCCCTAAAAATAAGTTATTGTAAAAAATACAATAGTTTTTTCACTTCAAATGAAAATCTTAATGTTCATAAATGTAGggcaaataatttttacttgTTTATCTTCCCTAGGTCCGAAATTATTTAAGGAGCCCAGCAGCAAATCAAACAAACCTATTATTCACAATGCTATATCTCATTGCTGTCTTGCTGGAAAAGTGAATGAACCACATAAGAATTCAATATTAGAGGtaaacattaaaatacagaattattaaTGCACTCACAATAAAATGTATCTGTAATGCTCATTTCATAATCCCACTGATGCATTGTAGTGACCGCCATTTCCTAAAATGTACCTGTATTGAGAATCCTTTACTTCCCATGACTGTATGGACTTGTGGAAAACATGACCCTGTATTAAGAGTTCAGCTCGTAAGTTTATAGGACTGAAAGTTATAGTTACTGATCTAGTGGTTAAAAAAACTTCTAGACACTTACTTAGCTATATGCGAAAGCTTAAAGCTTGGCATAATGAGAATTTTCACTGTGAACAatctatgtatatgtatgtttgttcatttttaatgcagGAACTAGAAAAATGTGATGCCAACCACTACATCATTTTGTTCCGTGATGCTGGCTGCCAGTTTAGAGCACTTTATTGCTACTATCCTGACACTGAAGAAATCTACAAGCTGACTGGAACAGGGCCAAAGAGCATCACCAAGAAAATGATTGACAAACTTTATAAGTACAGTTCGgacagaaaacagtttaatgtgattccagccaaaaccatgTCTGTCAGTGTGGATGCTCTTACTATTCATAACCACTTGTGGCAAGCCAAGCGACCTGCAGTGCCAAAGAAGACTCAGACTCGTAAATGACACTGAGTTCTTGGAGAGAAGATTGCTGAACAGGATTGCATCAAAAGAAGACATGTTTACCATTTTCCTCCAGTTTGGTATGAAATGTGCAGACccataaacattttttaagaagCTTCTAAACAGAAACTGTGGATGCAAGTTATTAAGAATGAAGGAACATTGCCAgtgttttttttattgataAATCTGCTGTTACACCCAATGCTAACTACTGTGGCTTTCAACTGATGAGGGACTGTGCATGTAGCAAGATCTTTAACAAGTGGATTTCCTTTTACTTGAAGCTATTCATCGGTACAAATTGGGAATAATTTAGTTCTGTTTCCTCTCCGCCtcattctctcctttttcctgtCGTTCTTAAAGTTGGCAAGCTCCAAACTTCAGTAGAAGGATTGAACAGATCTTGGGtgaagtgttttgggtttggtttggttttttaaacagtctttaGGGAAATCTTCCTTTCAGACTTCTTTTTGAGGAACTGTTTAATACATCAAATTGTTGTACTGTATCTACTGCCAACGTAAGTCCAGCTCTTAGATTTCTGAAAAAAGCCCCAACTTGTGCTGCTCAGAACAGAGTTTACTTGCAGTATCTGTTTAGGATAAGCATTGCAAGGATTGCAAAagccagtcttttttttaaaaaaattgttcgCAAATTTAAGGATTTCTGGAATACAATCATGAAGAGGCATACAGGTGCTACTAGTTGGAATATGCCCGACTGAAACTTAAGGCAAGCTGAATGGAGCACAGTTATTACTGATTTGAGTTTCAGGTAGTGTCCTAaagatttgtttgctttaataaaGATGGATTCTGGTAGGTATAGAACATTTCCACTCTGAGCACGCTACTCCTGTATGACGGTGCACTTAATGATCacaaattttaatgtttttattacatCATGAAATGTAATACTACTTTCTTTGTCCTGTCTTTATTCTGAATGAGCAGCATGCTCTAAAATGAAGAGTGTgttatggttttttttattttgggtgatatattaatatatattgatttgtttttctcatgtaaaagcaatttttaaacagagacatttgcatttgtttcaaaAGCCCAAATAAGTCGAATGGCTtggatttcttttcatgttGAAATATTAAATCTTGAGTTATGACCTTAAAAGTCTTTGTGTTTCAGCAGATTAAATTTTTGTCTGTGGTAACAGGGTATATTTGCAGTTcagttccatttttttaatattcccattTCTCATTTTTGGCCCTGGCTAGACTTCTGAGTAGGTTGCTGTAGCTATTAGCTAATTTAATCTGCTAACGAGCGCCTGCTACATCCGGTTTGACACTACTACCTGAGGGCTATGTAGGCTTATAACTTTGGTTTGCACATGTTTACTTTTATTTGAAGTGTTACTTGAATATGTATCTCGTAAGTGCAAAAGGCACTACACCATGCTAGAGATGAACTGAGCTCTAAAATACAATACAGTGTAATTATTAAACTTTGAGAATAATGGAAGTTACAGAGAGTTATGTACATAAGGGGAAAATAGGGTACGTAATAAAGTGCTAACTAGGTAGAGCAAAGTGAAGGTCTTCCATTGCGgtgtctccattttttttccccttccagtACTCCTTGACTAGGCTGCTGCAACTTTGTAAATTATGTTAGATAGTTTGCTGCTTGTAAATAATTAAAGGCTTTATGGTTTCTAAAGTGCTAAGTATTAAACACCGTCATGAGTGTAACTTTTGTTACCATGCTTTTCATGCTTGTGCTTTATTTCTCACTGTTTGATATTATATaccatatttattttatgaaacactgaaatttaataaaaatcattaactgatttcctttttatttcatgtgGACTTTTGTTGTTGTGACACTTCATACCCTCAAAGAACTAATATGCTTTAAAGATGTGCTATTCTATGTTTGGTTGTGCTCTTAGAAAGTTTCTCCTGTAAGTAGCCATAATAACTTTATGACAAGAGCTTAGTTCTCCTGACCCTGATTACAATGTGCAAGAATTTGACCAAGAGGCTTTCAGAAAATTGGAAAGTAATTTAACAGTGTCTTTAAGGATTTATGTCATCAGTCTTCAGACTCTTGAATCTGGCTGGTGCATCTTCTTTGATCTTTGTATTCAGTTAGTGATGGAATTTTGGAAGCACCAAGAGAATTTAATTAAGTTGGTTGTTTAAGCTTCATAATTAATCCATATTGGTTGCACAGA encodes:
- the CAMSAP1 gene encoding calmodulin-regulated spectrin-associated protein 1 isoform X1, giving the protein MGVRARNLCCFSRARRGKEPQMVDVDVCASGDSTRRKMDALTDSAVEIVPLELYDSARAKIAANLQWICAKAYGIDNVPEELKDPFYIDQYEQEHIKPPVIKLLLSSELYCRVCSLILKGDQVAALQGHQSVIQALSRKGIYVMESDDTPVSESDLGCAPIKMSSHMAMIDALMMAYTVEMISIEKVVASVKRFSTFSASKELPYDLEDAMVFWINKVNLKMREITEKEIKLKQQLMESPGHQKSPSKWYWKLVPPDLMHAISHCMLEPVEYARVVRYRRDHLSSRQLPYFPLLEDLMKDGSDGAALLAVIHYYCPEQMKLDDICLKEVTSIADSLYNIQLLREFSNEYLNKCFYLTLEDMLYAPLVLKPNVMVFIAELFWWFENVKPDFVQPRDIQEIKDVKTVLQQKSSRPPVPISNATKRSFMASPASTSPADSQPLAQTGPEACNRYYLHPEEPDYLGKGGSPAFSPSHPLLPLRQKQQKSLQGEDSPGHRHRSNSLTRVDGQPRGSVLAWPERKPRPLSQPTPFALHHSASSDVDPGSGDSISLARSISKDSLASNIVNVTPKNQPHPPSTKTNGKSLLNNVEIEDEDEELIAIIRSEERPNRSDLELQNASARVPSIVATAWSPKTNSETSESKPDSFYLEPLMPAVLKPAKEKQIINKEDECGEGKQRSFITKRLNEGHLPLIRKKTNSSHGEHDLNRTFTPISSSDFTPVADPSTADPVALVEAGLEASRPLASSSLDPSTQELSTGGFFLHAAKSDDDIASKVNVSYVKSLNSHVPDTTWTMVRQDSDSDLLDLEDTEQDLVVIDDHPIVSKYIGEEESAKLQEDMKVKEHEDKDDASGRSSPCLSTISQVSSVSMTSGSVRMTNFAERKLQRLNSYETKSSTSSSQKTTPDGSESCPAPLTTWKQKREQSPNRQNKDNVNLLASELVQLHMQLEEKRRAIEAQKKKMEALSARQRLKLGKAAFLHVVKKGKSPDVPQPVKPEHFAKEYSRHNGEDLDEVSLSSKSEEFLVKEEEREEMLNDSQEVTKVKMQESLAFAEQHKPKDSAAIHDLEKSKIISVALLEDNVTEVDINECDLSIEKLNETISTLQQAILKISQQQELLMKSPSVPSPGTRSNSQDQKVKPSIHFVEPLSPTGMNSLRKPPRFGQGRNPRSGRPADLKVTKDRQQNSARVKTPTQSLETLPHLRPFPSNSLSKTPTEISLESSPDHGSGSQEKCFFDTYRLHDESNQRALVLSTSKDANIISEMSKEVNNSFKETGLNSSDGSGKENVPVDEPLRSKANLIEVDLSDLKAPDEGELENQDSSTDIISEGDQKSGVGFFFKDEQKAEDELAKKRAAFLLKQQRKAEEARIRKQQLEAEVEQKRDEARRKAEEDRIRKEEEKARRELIKQEYLRKKQQQILEEQGLGKPKSKPKKPRPKSVHREESYSDSGTKCSSTPDNLSSAQSGSSLSLASAATTEPESVHSGGTPSQRVESMESLPILSRNPSRNTERDWENASTASSIASVAEYTGPKLFKEPSSKSNKPIIHNAISHCCLAGKVNEPHKNSILEELEKCDANHYIILFRDAGCQFRALYCYYPDTEEIYKLTGTGPKSITKKMIDKLYKYSSDRKQFNVIPAKTMSVSVDALTIHNHLWQAKRPAVPKKTQTRK
- the CAMSAP1 gene encoding calmodulin-regulated spectrin-associated protein 1 isoform X2; protein product: MGVRARNLCCFSRARRGKEPQMVDVDVCASGDSTRRKMDALTDSAVEIVPLELYDSARAKIAANLQWICAKAYGIDNVPEELKDPFYIDQYEQEHIKPPVIKLLLSSELYCRVCSLILKGDQVAALQGHQSVIQALSRKGIYVMESDDTPVSESDLGCAPIKMSSHMAMIDALMMAYTVEMISIEKVVASVKRFSTFSASKELPYDLEDAMVFWINKVNLKMREITEKEIKLKQQLMESPGHQKPDLMHAISHCMLEPVEYARVVRYRRDHLSSRQLPYFPLLEDLMKDGSDGAALLAVIHYYCPEQMKLDDICLKEVTSIADSLYNIQLLREFSNEYLNKCFYLTLEDMLYAPLVLKPNVMVFIAELFWWFENVKPDFVQPRDIQEIKDVKTVLQQKSSRPPVPISNATKRSFMASPASTSPADSQPLAQTGPEACNRYYLHPEEPDYLGKGGSPAFSPSHPLLPLRQKQQKSLQGEDSPGHRHRSNSLTRVDGQPRGSVLAWPERKPRPLSQPTPFALHHSASSDVDPGSGDSISLARSISKDSLASNIVNVTPKNQPHPPSTKTNGKSLLNNVEIEDEDEELIAIIRSEERPNRSDLELQNASARVPSIVATAWSPKTNSETSESKPDSFYLEPLMPAVLKPAKEKQIINKEDECGEGKQRSFITKRLNEGHLPLIRKKTNSSHGEHDLNRTFTPISSSDFTPVADPSTADPVALVEAGLEASRPLASSSLDPSTQELSTGGFFLHAAKSDDDIASKVNVSYVKSLNSHVPDTTWTMVRQDSDSDLLDLEDTEQDLVVIDDHPIVSKYIGEEESAKLQEDMKVKEHEDKDDASGRSSPCLSTISQVSSVSMTSGSVRMTNFAERKLQRLNSYETKSSTSSSQKTTPDGSESCPAPLTTWKQKREQSPNRQNKDNVNLLASELVQLHMQLEEKRRAIEAQKKKMEALSARQRLKLGKAAFLHVVKKGKSPDVPQPVKPEHFAKEYSRHNGEDLDEVSLSSKSEEFLVKEEEREEMLNDSQEVTKVKMQESLAFAEQHKPKDSAAIHDLEKSKIISVALLEDNVTEVDINECDLSIEKLNETISTLQQAILKISQQQELLMKSPSVPSPGTRSNSQDQKVKPSIHFVEPLSPTGMNSLRKPPRFGQGRNPRSGRPADLKVTKDRQQNSARVKTPTQSLETLPHLRPFPSNSLSKTPTEISLESSPDHGSGSQEKCFFDTYRLHDESNQRALVLSTSKDANIISEMSKEVNNSFKETGLNSSDGSGKENVPVDEPLRSKANLIEVDLSDLKAPDEGELENQDSSTDIISEGDQKSGVGFFFKDEQKAEDELAKKRAAFLLKQQRKAEEARIRKQQLEAEVEQKRDEARRKAEEDRIRKEEEKARRELIKQEYLRKKQQQILEEQGLGKPKSKPKKPRPKSVHREESYSDSGTKCSSTPDNLSSAQSGSSLSLASAATTEPESVHSGGTPSQRVESMESLPILSRNPSRNTERDWENASTASSIASVAEYTGPKLFKEPSSKSNKPIIHNAISHCCLAGKVNEPHKNSILEELEKCDANHYIILFRDAGCQFRALYCYYPDTEEIYKLTGTGPKSITKKMIDKLYKYSSDRKQFNVIPAKTMSVSVDALTIHNHLWQAKRPAVPKKTQTRK
- the CAMSAP1 gene encoding calmodulin-regulated spectrin-associated protein 1 isoform X5 encodes the protein MVDVDVCASGDSTRRKMDALTDSAVEIVPLELYDSARAKIAANLQWICAKAYGIDNVPEELKDPFYIDQYEQEHIKPPVIKLLLSSELYCRVCSLILKGDQVAALQGHQSVIQALSRKGIYVMESDDTPVSESDLGCAPIKMSSHMAMIDALMMAYTVEMISIEKVVASVKRFSTFSASKELPYDLEDAMVFWINKVNLKMREITEKEIKLKQQLMESPGHQKSPSKWYWKLVPPDLMHAISHCMLEPVEYARVVRYRRDHLSSRQLPYFPLLEDLMKDGSDGAALLAVIHYYCPEQMKLDDICLKEVTSIADSLYNIQLLREFSNEYLNKCFYLTLEDMLYAPLVLKPNVMVFIAELFWWFENVKPDFVQPRDIQEIKDVKTVLQQKSSRPPVPISNATKRSFMASPASTSPADSQPLAQTGPEACNRYYLHPEEPDYLGKGGSPAFSPSHPLLPLRQKQQKSLQGEDSPGHRHRSNSLTRVDGQPRGSVLAWPERKPRPLSQPTPFALHHSASSDVDPGSGDSISLARSISKDSLASNIVNVTPKNQPHPPSTKTNGKSLLNNVEIEDEDEELIAIIRSEERPNRSDLELQNASARVPSIVATAWSPKTNSETSESKPDSFYLEPLMPAVLKPAKEKQIINKEDECGEGKQRSFITKRLNEGHLPLIRKKTNSSHGEHDLNRTFTPISSSDFTPVADPSTADPVALVEAGLEASRPLASSSLDPSTQELSTGGFFLHAAKSDDDIASKVNVSYVKSLNSHVPDTTWTMVRQDSDSDLLDLEDTEQDLVVIDDHPIVSKYIGEEESAKLQEDMKVKEHEDKDDASGRSSPCLSTISQVSSVSMTSGSVRMTNFAERKLQRLNSYETKSSTSSSQKTTPDGSESCPAPLTTWKQKREQSPNRQNKDNVNLLASELVQLHMQLEEKRRAIEAQKKKMEALSARQRLKLGKAAFLHVVKKGKSPDVPQPVKPEHFAKEYSRHNGEDLDEVSLSSKSEEFLVKEEEREEMLNDSQEVTKVKMQESLAFAEQHKPKDSAAIHDLEKSKIISVALLEDNVTEVDINECDLSIEKLNETISTLQQAILKISQQQELLMKSPSVPSPGTRSNSQDQKVKPSIHFVEPLSPTGMNSLRKPPRFGQGRNPRSGRPADLKVTKDRQQNSARVKTPTQSLETLPHLRPFPSNSLSKTPTEISLESSPDHGSGSQEKCFFDTYRLHDESNQRALVLSTSKDANIISEMSKEVNNSFKETGLNSSDGSGKENVPVDEPLRSKANLIEVDLSDLKAPDEGELENQDSSTDIISEGDQKSGVGFFFKDEQKAEDELAKKRAAFLLKQQRKAEEARIRKQQLEAEVEQKRDEARRKAEEDRIRKEEEKARRELIKQEYLRKKQQQILEEQGLGKPKSKPKKPRPKSVHREESYSDSGTKCSSTPDNLSSAQSGSSLSLASAATTEPESVHSGGTPSQRVESMESLPILSRNPSRNTERDWENASTASSIASVAEYTGPKLFKEPSSKSNKPIIHNAISHCCLAGKVNEPHKNSILEELEKCDANHYIILFRDAGCQFRALYCYYPDTEEIYKLTGTGPKSITKKMIDKLYKYSSDRKQFNVIPAKTMSVSVDALTIHNHLWQAKRPAVPKKTQTRK
- the CAMSAP1 gene encoding calmodulin-regulated spectrin-associated protein 1 isoform X3, translating into MGVRARNLCCFSRARRGKEPQMVDVDVCASGDSTRRKMDALTDSAVEIVPLELYDSARAKIAANLQWICAKAYGIDNVPEELKDPFYIDQYEQEHIKPPVIKLLLSSELYCRVCSLILKGDQVAALQGHQSVIQALSRKGIYVMESDDTPVSESDLGCAPIKMSSHMAMIDALMMAYTVEMISIEKVVASVKRFSTFSASKELPYDLEDAMVFWINKVNLKMREITEKEIKLKQQLMESPGHQKSPSKWYWKLVPVRYRRDHLSSRQLPYFPLLEDLMKDGSDGAALLAVIHYYCPEQMKLDDICLKEVTSIADSLYNIQLLREFSNEYLNKCFYLTLEDMLYAPLVLKPNVMVFIAELFWWFENVKPDFVQPRDIQEIKDVKTVLQQKSSRPPVPISNATKRSFMASPASTSPADSQPLAQTGPEACNRYYLHPEEPDYLGKGGSPAFSPSHPLLPLRQKQQKSLQGEDSPGHRHRSNSLTRVDGQPRGSVLAWPERKPRPLSQPTPFALHHSASSDVDPGSGDSISLARSISKDSLASNIVNVTPKNQPHPPSTKTNGKSLLNNVEIEDEDEELIAIIRSEERPNRSDLELQNASARVPSIVATAWSPKTNSETSESKPDSFYLEPLMPAVLKPAKEKQIINKEDECGEGKQRSFITKRLNEGHLPLIRKKTNSSHGEHDLNRTFTPISSSDFTPVADPSTADPVALVEAGLEASRPLASSSLDPSTQELSTGGFFLHAAKSDDDIASKVNVSYVKSLNSHVPDTTWTMVRQDSDSDLLDLEDTEQDLVVIDDHPIVSKYIGEEESAKLQEDMKVKEHEDKDDASGRSSPCLSTISQVSSVSMTSGSVRMTNFAERKLQRLNSYETKSSTSSSQKTTPDGSESCPAPLTTWKQKREQSPNRQNKDNVNLLASELVQLHMQLEEKRRAIEAQKKKMEALSARQRLKLGKAAFLHVVKKGKSPDVPQPVKPEHFAKEYSRHNGEDLDEVSLSSKSEEFLVKEEEREEMLNDSQEVTKVKMQESLAFAEQHKPKDSAAIHDLEKSKIISVALLEDNVTEVDINECDLSIEKLNETISTLQQAILKISQQQELLMKSPSVPSPGTRSNSQDQKVKPSIHFVEPLSPTGMNSLRKPPRFGQGRNPRSGRPADLKVTKDRQQNSARVKTPTQSLETLPHLRPFPSNSLSKTPTEISLESSPDHGSGSQEKCFFDTYRLHDESNQRALVLSTSKDANIISEMSKEVNNSFKETGLNSSDGSGKENVPVDEPLRSKANLIEVDLSDLKAPDEGELENQDSSTDIISEGDQKSGVGFFFKDEQKAEDELAKKRAAFLLKQQRKAEEARIRKQQLEAEVEQKRDEARRKAEEDRIRKEEEKARRELIKQEYLRKKQQQILEEQGLGKPKSKPKKPRPKSVHREESYSDSGTKCSSTPDNLSSAQSGSSLSLASAATTEPESVHSGGTPSQRVESMESLPILSRNPSRNTERDWENASTASSIASVAEYTGPKLFKEPSSKSNKPIIHNAISHCCLAGKVNEPHKNSILEELEKCDANHYIILFRDAGCQFRALYCYYPDTEEIYKLTGTGPKSITKKMIDKLYKYSSDRKQFNVIPAKTMSVSVDALTIHNHLWQAKRPAVPKKTQTRK